In Holophagales bacterium, one DNA window encodes the following:
- a CDS encoding ABC transporter permease, whose product MKRLLARRLAAALALAWLVLTGTFFLLHLAPGDPATTLGDPRVPPAQRERLRALWGLDRPLGEQYVRWLAAAVRGEWGYSFQHRRAVAAVVGEAFGPTLLLSGCAMAVEWVGGLALGLAAARRPGGWLDQILRVVSLAVYSLPSFWLGLMAVLLFSFRWPLFPPSHLHSVGAAAWPFAERLADLGWHLVLPALAAGLPSAAALARFVRASLLETLDQDFILAARAHGLSESRVLLRHALRASLGPISQLFGLSFAFLLSGTLAVEVVFGWPGLGRVAFDAINARDFPVVLAVTAITATMVVVGSLVADLLLVWADPRVRRG is encoded by the coding sequence ATGAAACGCCTGCTCGCCCGGCGGCTGGCCGCGGCGCTGGCACTCGCCTGGCTGGTCCTCACCGGCACCTTCTTCCTCCTCCACCTGGCCCCGGGCGATCCGGCGACGACGCTGGGCGATCCGCGCGTGCCGCCGGCGCAGCGCGAACGACTCCGGGCGCTCTGGGGGCTCGACCGGCCGCTCGGCGAGCAGTACGTGCGCTGGCTCGCCGCCGCCGTGCGCGGCGAGTGGGGCTATTCGTTCCAGCATCGGCGCGCCGTCGCCGCCGTGGTGGGCGAGGCGTTCGGTCCGACGCTGCTGCTCTCCGGCTGCGCGATGGCGGTCGAGTGGGTGGGCGGCCTCGCCCTCGGTCTCGCGGCGGCCCGACGTCCCGGCGGATGGCTCGACCAGATCCTGCGCGTCGTCTCTCTCGCCGTCTACTCGCTGCCCAGCTTCTGGCTCGGCTTGATGGCGGTGCTGCTCTTCTCCTTTCGCTGGCCGCTCTTTCCGCCGAGCCACCTCCACTCGGTCGGGGCCGCCGCGTGGCCGTTCGCCGAGCGTCTCGCCGACCTCGGTTGGCATCTCGTGCTGCCGGCGCTCGCCGCCGGATTGCCCAGCGCCGCGGCACTGGCGCGCTTCGTCCGGGCGAGCCTCCTCGAGACGCTCGACCAGGATTTCATCCTCGCGGCGCGTGCCCACGGCCTGTCGGAGTCGCGCGTCCTGCTCCGTCACGCGCTCCGCGCCTCGCTCGGACCGATCTCGCAGCTCTTCGGCCTCTCATTCGCCTTCCTGCTCTCCGGGACGCTCGCCGTCGAGGTGGTCTTCGGCTGGCCGGGCCTCGGACGCGTCGCCTTCGACGCGATCAACGCGCGCGACTTCCCGGTCGTGCTCGCGGTGACGGCGATCACCGCCACGATGGTCGTCGTCGGCAGTCTCGTCGCCGACCTCCTGCTCGTCTGGGCCGATCCCCGGGTGCGCCGTGGGTGA